One genomic window of Deltaproteobacteria bacterium includes the following:
- a CDS encoding ATP-binding protein: protein MGPEIVVGILGGWLWKKLTDATESTDENIAIKKAFDAAVGKGYELFSKKYSNFAASLFDQAFLENYAGPELSKYLTRHEYPNPASIAAAYSSQFHVSLPDGVEEAVADFLDFILQALKEQPALQDILDRREIEDTNRLVGEVHKAIISTEEDWQTLEDASCDAIARIRDDIANTVCLTLGPDKKMLNVVFQEKGAAIFIGPSGCGKSALAKRIAMNSGLFSRFIWLTAEILNKPTLVETERSLGLRHTFHAVFANAKGLRILLVVDAMESLTNEGIANMAHVMRATKEAGHRTGWSYLLISQPEGWDQVAFNLRRSGVSLDDFQVIQASGPSKKDVQCVLSCMPGLLPIAYSPTLPDILTNLKLLDHVASQARIKPPEAGAAWTSAAQVVDWVWEGWLGTGKGRYARGGVLKLLAEIEADSFGRGIALSRLSAEQHAILAPLEDDEKLINVRNERVFFRHDSTADWARYLSLAGEVPLSPRLRELSSYPKWNTAIRLVGQRVLDKGDSTGTEWAALLEEVADGSPRGEAAQDLLLDAVILSTNSTTHLDKIWPIIVKENGKLLQRLLNRFLHVATIPDRQILLIAPEDEKMRRYLASTMREPIFIYWWAFVDWVYRNLENVINLAPIPLAKICTIWLSNMSIAKGKQKPWTRRKQVAEMARALARELQAKDMEHSPVREAGKVAYKAAFLAASEIPDEIGQWALEMAKRRPPSPDILARQEAYLNKEAERQKQLADPAYQERMNEMAYLTTPILALGPLRDPWPDGPLAMVDHTFQKGALDMWTLLPLMAAKPALAQELILSLSIEHPSHEREGSISSYEWCGLQFGNDGTPAMYFRGPFLVFLQINPKVALDTIIRLVNFATDRFCERMSKHRGYGGKAQAWSVQIPLADGEAVWCGDHRVFGFFRGETFNTALLSSALMAVEKWLYDKIEKGEEADEWIGQILEGSRSVAFAGLLLTVGKKSPALLEGILLPLLGAWQFYQWDQSLIMNGDVWRISMMNWVSHGEKIYDQVIAWHTLSHRKADLSNEALRLFFSSQPVRDFFNEMYVRWTSDEETREATKYIAERFNPKNYALKKGSDEKHVEIHFQWPEHMQEETSANLKKSEDGMLLLSFPVKCRRILDGEISLSSTELEEFWSQIQHISTMAEQDIEIERASQRVDALCGGIAVLFLHHREWLTEFPEKEEWCIKYIFDTLADPPRPSQFDCEDSISGLHWDAFVGEAGVLLLTEEPDNEHARFVAAHGVMAYHEEATGSTLTRAFRLREKLGEEFTRLLNLSLLWTTLKYLRPMEHHESAEIEKWGRWVDRLFRYFVAGKVPSAPISVGRLAKAGSRIYERRYHRRQCKRYPGYVPKRLLWNGGMHPSLLRKSLSWLSAAKMNDPHLPLGLIDDISLALLEFSISAASLEDDNEYYDHHNIPNEFDLWVFEVLSSHILKRAIPDESSKFWKPLFDVGPPLHNWPKFFLMSWFRTCLQSAECLEDFTRHWATMIAYVLDHPKWKETNSQQYYDSEEVICQLMGMDSEARIVGEGRFEKALESLQPYYDSWRKRWLQGQHSLMNFCRLLTYPAARPLRTKGVLWVREVLTGETHFGSREKYLEEALLNMLHIFWAEHRKILHDDPSLKEAFLDILTWLVQRLNPGALELQDEFIRSG from the coding sequence ATGGGACCGGAAATAGTCGTCGGAATTCTCGGGGGATGGTTGTGGAAAAAGCTTACTGATGCCACCGAGTCTACAGATGAGAATATTGCGATCAAAAAGGCCTTCGACGCTGCTGTAGGAAAAGGTTATGAGCTTTTTTCAAAAAAGTACAGTAACTTTGCTGCCTCATTATTCGATCAGGCTTTCTTGGAAAACTACGCAGGTCCTGAGTTAAGCAAATATCTGACGCGTCATGAATATCCTAATCCCGCAAGCATTGCTGCAGCATATAGTTCTCAGTTCCATGTATCGTTACCAGATGGGGTTGAAGAAGCAGTCGCCGATTTCCTTGATTTCATCTTACAGGCACTGAAGGAACAACCGGCGCTTCAAGATATTCTCGATCGGAGAGAGATCGAAGATACTAACCGGTTAGTTGGTGAAGTCCACAAGGCCATAATATCGACTGAAGAAGACTGGCAAACTCTTGAGGATGCAAGTTGTGATGCAATTGCCCGCATTAGGGACGATATTGCAAACACAGTGTGTTTGACTCTCGGTCCTGACAAGAAAATGCTTAATGTAGTCTTTCAGGAAAAAGGCGCAGCCATTTTCATAGGCCCTTCCGGTTGCGGCAAATCAGCACTGGCTAAACGAATCGCCATGAATTCAGGTTTGTTTTCACGTTTCATATGGTTGACTGCCGAAATCTTAAATAAACCGACGTTAGTTGAAACCGAGAGGTCGCTTGGCCTGCGCCATACCTTTCACGCTGTTTTTGCTAATGCCAAAGGACTGCGAATCCTTTTGGTTGTGGATGCAATGGAATCCCTCACCAATGAGGGCATCGCCAATATGGCCCACGTGATGCGCGCCACAAAAGAAGCCGGTCACCGGACCGGCTGGAGTTATCTTCTCATTTCACAACCAGAAGGCTGGGATCAGGTCGCCTTTAACCTTCGCCGCTCCGGGGTGTCATTGGATGATTTTCAAGTAATACAAGCATCAGGACCTTCAAAAAAGGATGTTCAATGCGTGCTCTCCTGTATGCCTGGCCTTCTGCCCATAGCCTATAGCCCCACACTTCCCGATATTCTGACCAATCTCAAGCTTCTGGATCACGTGGCGAGTCAGGCAAGAATTAAGCCGCCTGAAGCAGGAGCAGCATGGACAAGTGCGGCACAGGTCGTTGATTGGGTTTGGGAAGGCTGGCTTGGAACAGGCAAGGGCCGATACGCACGTGGCGGAGTACTAAAGCTCCTCGCTGAGATAGAAGCCGATTCCTTCGGGAGGGGAATTGCACTCTCTCGACTGTCCGCAGAGCAACATGCTATTCTCGCACCCCTTGAAGACGATGAAAAGCTAATCAACGTCCGTAACGAGCGAGTCTTTTTTCGCCACGATTCGACTGCCGATTGGGCCAGATACCTCAGTTTAGCGGGTGAGGTTCCACTATCTCCTCGCCTGCGAGAATTATCTTCATACCCGAAATGGAATACGGCAATCCGCTTGGTGGGACAGCGAGTCTTGGACAAGGGTGATTCAACCGGAACGGAGTGGGCGGCACTGCTTGAGGAGGTTGCCGATGGATCGCCGCGAGGAGAAGCAGCACAGGACCTGCTTCTTGATGCCGTGATTCTGTCCACAAACTCAACAACACATCTGGACAAGATTTGGCCGATCATCGTGAAAGAAAATGGCAAGCTCCTCCAACGTCTATTGAACCGGTTCCTCCATGTGGCGACAATTCCTGACCGACAGATTCTTCTCATAGCGCCGGAAGATGAAAAAATGCGACGCTATCTCGCCAGTACTATGAGGGAGCCGATATTTATCTATTGGTGGGCTTTTGTGGACTGGGTTTACCGGAATTTGGAGAATGTCATTAATTTGGCTCCAATCCCCTTGGCCAAGATATGCACCATATGGTTAAGCAATATGTCCATCGCCAAGGGTAAGCAAAAACCTTGGACACGGAGGAAGCAAGTGGCGGAAATGGCGCGCGCACTGGCCAGGGAATTACAGGCGAAAGATATGGAACATTCCCCTGTAAGAGAAGCGGGAAAAGTAGCATATAAAGCAGCATTTCTGGCTGCTTCCGAAATCCCCGATGAGATAGGCCAATGGGCGCTGGAAATGGCCAAGCGTCGTCCTCCGTCGCCAGACATTTTGGCACGTCAAGAAGCTTACTTGAATAAGGAAGCAGAACGACAGAAACAGCTCGCAGATCCCGCATATCAAGAAAGAATGAATGAAATGGCTTATCTTACGACGCCTATATTAGCACTGGGACCATTGAGAGATCCATGGCCAGACGGACCTCTGGCGATGGTTGACCATACCTTCCAGAAGGGTGCACTTGATATGTGGACACTGTTGCCTCTTATGGCGGCAAAACCGGCACTTGCTCAAGAACTTATTCTATCCCTTTCCATCGAGCATCCTTCCCATGAAAGAGAGGGCTCTATATCATCGTATGAGTGGTGTGGACTTCAATTCGGCAACGACGGCACGCCAGCGATGTATTTTCGCGGCCCTTTTCTTGTCTTCCTGCAAATCAATCCGAAAGTCGCCTTGGATACAATTATCCGGCTTGTGAATTTTGCTACAGACAGATTTTGTGAACGGATGTCAAAGCATCGAGGATACGGAGGAAAGGCTCAGGCCTGGAGCGTGCAAATTCCTCTCGCCGATGGAGAAGCGGTCTGGTGTGGTGACCACCGGGTCTTCGGATTCTTCCGAGGCGAAACATTTAACACTGCTCTATTATCTTCTGCACTAATGGCTGTGGAGAAATGGCTATACGATAAGATTGAAAAGGGCGAAGAAGCAGACGAATGGATCGGACAAATTCTTGAAGGTAGCCGGTCAGTGGCTTTCGCCGGGCTGCTTCTAACTGTAGGGAAGAAGTCTCCCGCCCTACTGGAGGGGATTCTTTTGCCCTTGCTCGGCGCCTGGCAATTCTATCAATGGGACCAAAGTCTCATCATGAATGGTGACGTTTGGAGAATCTCTATGATGAATTGGGTGTCTCACGGCGAGAAGATCTACGACCAGGTCATCGCATGGCATACCCTTTCGCATCGTAAGGCTGATCTTTCCAACGAAGCTTTACGGCTCTTCTTTAGCAGTCAACCTGTTAGGGACTTTTTTAATGAGATGTATGTACGATGGACGTCTGACGAAGAGACGCGGGAGGCGACAAAATACATCGCTGAACGCTTCAATCCCAAGAACTATGCGCTGAAAAAGGGAAGCGACGAGAAGCACGTGGAAATCCATTTTCAGTGGCCTGAGCACATGCAGGAGGAAACCTCTGCAAATTTAAAAAAATCCGAAGATGGAATGCTCTTACTCTCTTTCCCTGTGAAGTGCCGTCGTATACTGGATGGAGAAATAAGCCTATCCAGCACTGAATTGGAAGAGTTCTGGTCCCAAATCCAGCATATCTCTACCATGGCTGAGCAAGATATTGAAATCGAGAGGGCAAGCCAGCGTGTGGATGCGCTTTGCGGAGGCATTGCCGTCTTATTCCTCCACCACAGGGAGTGGTTGACAGAATTCCCGGAAAAGGAAGAATGGTGCATCAAATATATTTTCGATACTCTCGCTGACCCACCCCGACCATCTCAGTTTGATTGCGAGGATTCAATAAGCGGGCTGCATTGGGATGCATTTGTCGGAGAAGCGGGAGTTCTTCTTCTTACAGAAGAACCAGACAATGAGCATGCAAGATTTGTTGCAGCTCATGGGGTAATGGCCTATCATGAGGAAGCAACCGGCAGTACACTTACCCGCGCATTCCGTCTGCGTGAGAAACTCGGAGAAGAATTCACCCGCCTCCTCAACTTAAGTCTCCTCTGGACAACCCTGAAATATTTGCGGCCGATGGAACATCATGAAAGTGCAGAAATAGAAAAGTGGGGAAGGTGGGTGGATAGACTTTTTAGATATTTTGTTGCCGGCAAGGTACCTTCTGCCCCCATTTCCGTCGGGCGTTTGGCTAAGGCTGGATCGCGCATTTACGAAAGACGGTATCACCGAAGGCAATGCAAGCGTTATCCGGGATATGTGCCGAAGCGACTACTTTGGAACGGCGGGATGCACCCCTCTTTGCTTAGAAAATCGCTGTCATGGCTCAGCGCTGCAAAGATGAACGACCCTCATCTGCCGCTAGGACTCATCGATGATATTTCTTTGGCTCTTTTGGAATTCAGCATATCAGCTGCCTCCCTAGAGGATGATAATGAATACTACGACCATCACAATATTCCTAATGAATTTGACCTATGGGTATTTGAGGTTCTCTCCTCGCATATTTTGAAGAGAGCAATTCCCGATGAGTCCTCTAAATTCTGGAAGCCCCTTTTCGATGTCGGCCCACCTCTGCATAATTGGCCGAAGTTTTTCCTTATGTCATGGTTTAGAACCTGTTTGCAGTCAGCGGAGTGTCTAGAAGATTTCACTAGGCATTGGGCCACAATGATCGCTTATGTCTTGGATCATCCGAAATGGAAAGAAACGAATTCACAACAATACTATGATAGCGAGGAAGTGATTTGCCAACTTATGGGAATGGATTCTGAGGCCCGAATTGTTGGGGAGGGCCGCTTTGAAAAAGCGCTGGAATCTCTTCAACCTTATTACGATAGTTGGAGAAAACGGTGGCTGCAGGGGCAGCATAGCCTTATGAATTTCTGCAGGCTTTTGACATACCCCGCTGCAAGGCCGCTCCGAACCAAGGGTGTCTTATGGGTACGCGAAGTCTTGACGGGCGAGACCCATTTTGGCTCAAGAGAAAAGTATCTTGAGGAAGCGCTACTAAACATGCTTCACATTTTCTGGGCTGAACATCGAAAAATCTTGCATGATGATCCCTCGCTTAAAGAAGCCTTTTTGGATATCCTCACATGGCTTGTCCAGCGGCTAAATCCGGGAGCATTAGAGCTTCAGGATGAGTTTATCAGAAGCGGATAA
- a CDS encoding HsdR family type I site-specific deoxyribonuclease: MQDKTPQYIKIDERNHVEKPLLDQLDGLGWEVIDFDGKQHPGDSYRQSFTEVVMLPVLRAQLKVINDWLEDDQVEEVIKQLTANFPGAGLIQNNRHAFTLLLENTSVSENRRTGEKSPTVCFVDFDHQENNRFIAVCQLKVRILGTEYHIVPDIVLFLNGLPVAVIECKSPKVKDAIPEAIDQLLRYGEQRGAKGEGSAPLFYYNQIVIATCRNEAKFGTITTHSEKHFYRWADPYPRTVDDLEHGGSGPNDQQRLVAGMLDRDNLLDIIRTFTLFSSNDKGETIKIVGRYQQFRTVKLAVKRLLTGQTPRERSGIIWHTQGSGKSLTMMFMVREMYRHARLSRWKVVFVTDRTQLEGQLTETSRSIDFTVKVADSIRKLKELLGSDSSDLVMAMIHKFREADLTETFPELNASPNILVMTDEAHRSQYAMLGANLDKGIPNAARIGYTGTPIDKTERVFGDYIDKYTMRQSIDDGVTLEIVYEGRTHNAEVADQTGMDTAFADVFSDYNLQERLKILGYGSRDAYLEAEPTIEAKAKDMVTHYLTHIFPNGYKAQVVATSREAAVRYKKHIDNALAAALADLKQTNPRRLDLDQLSKLKTDFIISGSHNDLPHLKAYSDSSRHEASIKSFKMAFGGEEEGVTGDMGILIVMNMLITGFDAPVEQVMYLDKVIVAHNLLQAIARVNRVAGEMKDKGFVVDYVGIGHHLKKAIDTYDEREQKEVLDTLSFPEEELRELRASHAAVMDLLKNHGLTDLTDHDAFFDLFYDEDLRFDYMLAFKNLTQCLNVVFPARQALDYMADYQALAAINVMAAKHFRDERLSMKGILPKLRGITDAYLESKGIEVKVEPISILDADFQKQVGNRSRTKTKAAEVEHAIRHHLDVELDDDPDLQASFAEALAVIFKEFRDNWNKIYEELEKLRARIIDVGKEPTYGLHRKKQMPLFRMFKREIFGEFFGQDGVQLPEGALGIAERMSAEDKISHLVDLTQQSFLVVERELKLTGFWESIPARQKLRADLQMILLAPEFSKLPGIVRNRAHIISRIMEFAENKNDVILYAE; the protein is encoded by the coding sequence ATGCAGGACAAAACGCCACAGTACATCAAGATCGACGAGCGCAATCACGTCGAGAAGCCCCTACTCGATCAGCTTGACGGGCTGGGCTGGGAGGTCATCGATTTTGACGGCAAGCAGCACCCCGGTGACAGCTACCGCCAGAGCTTCACAGAGGTGGTGATGCTGCCGGTTCTGCGGGCGCAACTCAAGGTCATCAACGACTGGCTGGAAGACGATCAGGTGGAGGAGGTGATCAAACAGCTCACGGCGAACTTTCCCGGTGCGGGATTAATTCAAAACAACCGCCACGCCTTTACCCTGCTGCTGGAGAACACCAGTGTCAGCGAGAACCGCCGAACGGGAGAGAAAAGCCCGACCGTATGTTTTGTAGACTTTGACCATCAGGAGAACAACCGCTTTATCGCCGTCTGCCAGCTCAAGGTGCGCATCCTGGGCACCGAGTACCACATCGTTCCGGACATCGTCCTGTTCCTGAACGGTCTGCCGGTGGCGGTGATCGAGTGCAAGTCGCCCAAGGTCAAAGACGCCATCCCCGAAGCCATCGACCAGTTACTGCGCTATGGCGAGCAGCGCGGAGCGAAGGGAGAGGGCAGTGCGCCGCTTTTCTATTACAACCAGATCGTGATCGCCACCTGCAGAAATGAGGCCAAGTTCGGCACCATCACCACCCATAGCGAGAAGCACTTCTACCGCTGGGCCGATCCCTATCCCCGCACAGTGGATGATCTGGAGCACGGCGGCAGCGGCCCCAACGATCAGCAGCGCCTGGTCGCCGGGATGCTGGACCGCGACAATCTGCTGGATATCATCCGGACCTTCACCCTCTTTTCGAGCAACGACAAGGGCGAGACGATCAAGATCGTGGGGCGCTACCAGCAGTTCCGCACCGTCAAGCTGGCGGTGAAGCGCCTGCTTACGGGCCAAACCCCGCGCGAGCGCAGCGGCATCATCTGGCACACCCAGGGCTCGGGCAAATCGCTGACCATGATGTTCATGGTGCGGGAGATGTATCGTCATGCCCGGCTCTCTCGCTGGAAAGTGGTCTTTGTGACCGATCGCACCCAGTTGGAAGGCCAGCTAACTGAGACCAGCAGGAGCATCGACTTTACGGTCAAGGTGGCGGACAGCATCAGGAAGCTCAAGGAACTGCTGGGCTCGGATTCCTCGGATCTGGTCATGGCCATGATCCATAAGTTCCGTGAAGCCGATCTGACCGAGACCTTCCCGGAGCTGAATGCCAGCCCGAACATTCTGGTGATGACCGACGAAGCCCACCGCTCCCAATACGCCATGCTCGGGGCCAATCTCGACAAGGGCATCCCCAACGCCGCCCGCATCGGCTACACCGGCACGCCCATCGACAAGACCGAACGGGTTTTCGGCGACTACATCGATAAATACACCATGCGCCAGTCCATCGATGACGGCGTGACGCTGGAGATTGTTTACGAAGGCCGCACCCACAACGCCGAAGTGGCCGATCAGACCGGCATGGACACGGCTTTCGCAGATGTCTTCAGCGACTACAACCTCCAAGAGCGCCTGAAGATTCTCGGTTACGGCTCCCGCGACGCTTATCTGGAAGCCGAGCCCACCATCGAGGCCAAGGCCAAAGACATGGTGACCCACTACCTGACCCATATATTTCCCAATGGCTACAAGGCGCAAGTAGTGGCCACCTCCCGCGAGGCGGCAGTGCGTTACAAGAAGCACATAGACAACGCCCTGGCGGCTGCCCTCGCCGACCTTAAACAGACCAATCCACGGAGGCTCGACCTCGACCAGCTGAGTAAGCTGAAGACGGATTTCATCATCTCCGGCAGTCACAACGACCTGCCTCATCTCAAGGCCTATTCGGACAGTTCCAGGCACGAGGCGAGCATCAAAAGCTTCAAGATGGCCTTCGGGGGCGAGGAGGAAGGTGTCACCGGGGACATGGGGATCTTGATTGTGATGAATATGCTCATTACCGGCTTTGATGCCCCGGTGGAGCAGGTGATGTATCTGGACAAGGTCATTGTGGCCCACAATCTTCTTCAGGCCATCGCCCGCGTCAATCGTGTGGCCGGTGAGATGAAGGACAAGGGCTTCGTGGTTGATTATGTGGGCATCGGCCACCACCTGAAGAAGGCCATCGACACCTACGATGAGCGCGAACAAAAGGAAGTGCTCGACACCTTGAGCTTTCCCGAGGAGGAACTGCGTGAACTACGAGCCAGCCATGCCGCCGTCATGGATCTGCTTAAAAACCACGGTCTGACGGACCTGACCGATCACGATGCGTTCTTTGATCTCTTTTATGACGAAGATCTGCGTTTCGATTACATGCTGGCATTCAAGAATCTGACTCAGTGCCTGAACGTGGTCTTTCCCGCCCGGCAGGCCCTTGACTATATGGCCGACTACCAGGCCCTTGCCGCGATCAATGTGATGGCTGCCAAACACTTCCGCGATGAGCGACTGAGCATGAAAGGCATCCTGCCCAAGCTGCGCGGCATCACCGATGCCTATCTGGAGTCAAAGGGGATTGAGGTAAAGGTCGAGCCGATCTCCATTCTCGATGCGGATTTTCAGAAACAGGTCGGCAATCGGAGCCGCACCAAGACCAAGGCGGCGGAGGTGGAGCACGCCATTCGCCACCACCTCGATGTCGAGCTGGACGACGACCCCGATCTGCAAGCCTCCTTTGCGGAGGCGCTGGCGGTGATTTTCAAGGAGTTCCGCGACAACTGGAACAAGATCTACGAGGAACTGGAGAAACTGCGGGCGCGCATTATCGATGTCGGCAAGGAACCGACCTATGGGTTGCACCGCAAGAAGCAGATGCCGCTCTTCCGGATGTTCAAGCGAGAAATCTTCGGGGAATTCTTTGGGCAAGACGGCGTTCAACTGCCGGAAGGGGCGCTTGGGATAGCGGAAAGGATGAGTGCGGAAGATAAAATCAGCCACCTGGTTGATTTGACGCAGCAGTCCTTCCTCGTGGTGGAGCGGGAACTGAAACTCACGGGCTTCTGGGAGAGCATCCCCGCCCGCCAAAAGCTGAGGGCGGACCTTCAGATGATCCTGCTTGCTCCGGAATTCTCCAAGCTTCCCGGTATTGTAAGGAACCGCGCCCATATCATCTCCCGGATTATGGAATTCGCCGAAAATAAAAACGACGTCATTCTTTACGCGGAATAG
- a CDS encoding SprT family zinc-dependent metalloprotease, whose protein sequence is MDMAYTIQRSAKRHKLTITVERNRSILVHAPQGISDEKIRQVVASKRQWIYEKTGHPQKYRDLPHPPGKELVSGESALYLGRQYRIEVINIGMAEVHFAQRFFIPATQGEKRAEALREWYVGKAKEKIVPRVKGHARELGVDVAGVKIVDNRYRWGSCTVKNNVSYNWRLIKAPMFVIDYVIIHELAHLIEANHTSRFWNIVRAQAPTMEKAKAWLKENGQLLEQDI, encoded by the coding sequence ATGGACATGGCTTACACGATTCAAAGATCTGCCAAACGGCACAAGCTGACCATCACCGTTGAGCGTAATCGAAGCATCTTAGTGCATGCGCCACAGGGAATATCCGACGAAAAGATCCGGCAGGTGGTGGCCTCCAAGCGCCAATGGATTTACGAGAAGACGGGCCACCCTCAGAAATACCGGGATCTGCCCCATCCACCGGGGAAGGAACTGGTCAGCGGCGAATCGGCACTCTATCTGGGGCGGCAATACCGCATTGAAGTGATCAATATAGGAATGGCCGAAGTTCATTTCGCCCAGCGCTTTTTTATTCCGGCGACACAGGGGGAGAAACGGGCGGAGGCGTTGCGTGAATGGTATGTCGGCAAGGCCAAAGAAAAGATCGTCCCGCGGGTGAAGGGTCACGCCCGCGAACTCGGCGTCGATGTTGCCGGGGTCAAGATCGTGGACAATCGCTACCGCTGGGGTTCCTGCACCGTCAAGAACAACGTCAGTTACAACTGGCGGCTGATCAAGGCGCCCATGTTTGTCATCGACTACGTCATCATCCATGAACTCGCCCACCTGATCGAAGCAAACCACACGTCCAGGTTCTGGAACATCGTCCGCGCACAAGCTCCGACGATGGAAAAAGCAAAGGCTTGGTTGAAGGAGAATGGGCAGTTACTTGAACAAGATATATAA
- a CDS encoding dipeptide ABC transporter ATP-binding protein has translation MKAVLVDIQGIKKYFTVQSALLSGHQSVVKAVDGIFLKIYRGETLGLVGESGCGKSTLGRLIMRLEEPTGGQIFFEGEDIFKFSGKNLKDYRRKVQIIFQDPYASLNPRRTAGDTIGEPLLINTTSDIKEREGEVVRIMDYVGLTAEQIGRYPHEFSGGQRQRIGIARAIILKPKLIIADEPVSALDVSIQAQILNLLKDLQKEFNLTYLFITHDLSVVRHMSDRIAVIYYGKIVELAENRELYEHPLHPYTLALLSAVPMPDPGRKKQRVILGGEIPSPTNPPGGCAFHPRCPYKMDICDKVEPDFNDRGNGHFVACHMEGT, from the coding sequence ATGAAAGCTGTCTTAGTTGATATACAGGGAATAAAAAAATACTTTACCGTACAGTCCGCATTGTTATCAGGGCACCAATCTGTCGTTAAGGCTGTTGACGGTATTTTTCTCAAAATATACCGGGGGGAGACTCTCGGGCTCGTCGGTGAGAGTGGCTGCGGAAAGTCAACCCTCGGGCGTCTCATTATGAGACTTGAAGAACCCACGGGGGGCCAGATATTTTTTGAAGGCGAGGATATATTTAAATTTTCAGGCAAGAATCTAAAAGATTATCGTAGAAAGGTTCAGATTATTTTTCAGGATCCTTATGCATCGCTGAACCCCCGCAGAACAGCGGGGGACACTATAGGAGAACCGCTGTTGATTAATACGACCAGTGATATTAAAGAAAGGGAGGGTGAAGTCGTCCGGATCATGGATTATGTCGGACTTACCGCTGAACAGATAGGTCGGTATCCTCATGAATTCAGTGGTGGTCAGAGGCAGCGTATCGGCATCGCAAGGGCCATTATCCTCAAGCCGAAATTAATCATTGCTGATGAGCCTGTTTCAGCCCTGGATGTTTCTATCCAGGCGCAGATATTGAACCTTCTGAAAGATCTCCAGAAAGAATTTAATTTAACGTACCTTTTCATAACCCATGATCTCAGTGTCGTAAGACACATGAGCGACAGGATTGCCGTAATTTATTACGGTAAGATTGTGGAGCTTGCAGAAAACCGTGAACTCTACGAACACCCCCTTCATCCTTATACGTTAGCACTCCTTTCCGCAGTGCCGATGCCTGATCCGGGGAGAAAAAAACAGCGAGTGATTCTGGGGGGGGAGATTCCCAGCCCAACGAACCCTCCGGGTGGATGTGCATTTCATCCCCGGTGTCCCTACAAAATGGATATCTGTGATAAAGTTGAGCCGGATTTCAATGACAGAGGGAATGGACATTTTGTAGCGTGTCATATGGAAGGAACTTGA